In the genome of Neovison vison isolate M4711 chromosome 3, ASM_NN_V1, whole genome shotgun sequence, one region contains:
- the GAS2L1 gene encoding GAS2-like protein 1 has translation MADPVAGIAGSAAKSVRPFRSSEAYVEAMKEDLAEWLNALYGLGLPSGGDGFLTGLATGTTLCQHANAVTDAARALAVARPARGVAFQAHSVVPGSFMARDNVATFIGWCRTELGVPEVLMFETEDLVLRKNEKSVVLCLLEVARRGARLGLLAPRLVQFEQEIEQELRAAPPASHARTAEEDAPETATTAGAPTRGPRMTPSDLRNLDELVREILGYCTCPDQFPMIKVSEGKYRVGDSSLLIFVRVLRSHVMVRVGGGWDTLEHYLDKHDPCRCSSSAHRPPQPRARTFSPQRVSPTPSPRAGSPVPGGERRSSRPEVTPISLRASKEGMETTLRARDQLPPHPRSRRYSGDSDSSASSAQSGPLGVRSEDSGTGSRKERPSRRLTTGTPASPRRPPPPRSQSRDRLDRGRPRGAPGGRGAPLSAASPARRARSQSREEQTMLLVRRDRDGQHSWVPRGRVSGGSGRSSPQTPRARSPAVPRPLPVSNPSPELGATPASVFRTPLQLDPKQEQQLFRRLEEEFLANARALEAAAGGTPAGPASDPARAPDPPAPDSAYCSSSSSSSSLSVLGGKCGQPGDSGRMANGLPGPRGPVLSSSSDEGSPCPGVGGPPDAPGSPLAGLELPRTWARGRMDTQPDRKPSRIPTPRGPRRPSGSTEPGAWHALHSVSPRAEPDSWM, from the exons ATGGCGGACCCGGTGGCGGGCATCGCGGGCTCAGCAGCCAAGAGCGTGCGGCCGTTCCGCTCGAGTGAGGCCTACGTGGAAGCCATGAAGGAGGACCTGGCCGAGTGGCTCAACGCCTTGTATGGCCTGGGTCTGCCCAGTGGTGGCGATGGCTTCCTGACGGGGCTGGCCACGGGCACCACCCTGTGCCAACATGCCAATGCTGTCACTGATGCGGCCCGGGCTTTGGCTGTTGCCCGCCCAGCCCGCGGGGTGGCCTTCCAGGCACACAGTGTAGTGCCTGGCTCTTTCATGGCCCGCGACAATGTGGCCACGTTCATCGGCTGGTGCCGAACAGAGCTGGGTGTGCCCGAAGTGCTCATGTTTGAGACGGAGGACCTGGTGCTTCGGAAGAATGAGAAGAGCGTGGTGCTGTGCCTGCTGGAGGTGGCACGGCGTGGGGCCCGCCTTGGCCTGCTCGCCCCTCGCCTTGTGCAGTTTGAACAGGAGATTGAGCAGGAGCTCCGTGCTGCCCCCCCGGCCTCCCACGCTCGCACAGCCGAGGAGGACGCCCCCGAAACGGCCACCACAGCAGGGGCTCCCACCCGCGGGCCCCGCATGACACCCAGCGACCTGCGCAACCTTGACGAGCTG GTGAGGGAGATCTTGGGCTACTGCACCTGTCCAGACCAGTTTCCCATGATCAAAGTCTCGGAGGGCAAGTACCGCGTGGGAGACTCCAGTCTCCTCATCTTCGTGCGG GTGCTGAGGAGCCACGTGATGGTGCGCGTGGGTGGCGGCTGGGACACTCTGGAGCACTATCTGGACAAGCATGACCCTTGCCGCTGCTCGTCCTCTG CCCAccgcccaccccagcccagggctcGCACCTTCTCCCCACAGAGGGTGTCGCCCACCCCCAGCCCGCGGGCTGGTAGCCCAGTGCCTGGGGGTGAGCGCCGGAGCTCCCGGCCAGAAGTGACGCCCATTAGCCTACGGGCCTCAAAGGAGGGAATGGAGACCACCCTCAG GGCCCGGGACCAGCTGCCCCCCCATCCCCGCTCCCGCCGCTACTCCGGGGACAGTGACTCCTCAGCGTCCTCAGCCCAGAGTGGCCCCCTTGGTGTCCGCAGTGAAGACTCAGGCACTGGCTCCCGGAAGGAACGACCCAGCCGGCGGCTGACCACGGGCACCCCAGCCTCCCCGAGACGGCCTCCTCCCCCGCGCAGCCAGTCCAGAGACCGACTGGATCGGGGGCGGCCCCGTGGGGCCCCAGGAGGCCGGGGAGCCCCGCTGTCAGCCGCCAGCCCTGCCCGGCGGGCCCGGAGCCAGAGCCGGGAGGAGCAGACCATGCTGCTGGTGCGCAGGGACCGAGATGGGCAGCACTCGTGGGTGCCCCGGGGCAGGGTCAGTGGGGGCTCAGGCAGGAGCAGCCCCCAGACTCCCCGGGCTCGCAGCCCTGCAGTGCCCCGGCCTCTCCCGGTCTCCAACCCCAGTCCAGAGTTGGGCGCCACACCGGCCAGTGTCTTCCGCACCCCCCTACAGCTGGACCCGAAGCAGGAGCAGCAACTGTTCCGGCGCTTGGAAGAGGAGTTCCTGGCCAATGCCCGAGCCCTTGAGGCTGCTGCCGGCGGGACCCCCGCCGGACCAGCCTCTGACCCAGCTCGGGCCCCAGACCCTCCAGCTCCTGACTCGGCCTACTgttcctccagctcctcctcttcATCCCTCAGTGTCCTGGGTGGCAAGTGTGGCCAGCCCGGGGACTCTGGCCGGATGGCCAATGGGCTGCCCGGGCCCCGAGGCCCAGTCCTGTCCAGCTCTTCCGATGAAGGCAGCCCCTGCCCCGGTGTGGGGGGCCCACCAGATGCACCTGGGAGCCCCTTGGCTGGCCTGGAGCTCCCGAGGACCTGGGCACGGGGCCGGATGGACACACAGCCAGACCGAAAACCCTCACGCATCCCCACGCCTCGGGGCCCTCGCCGCCCGTCTGGATCCACAGAGCCTGGGGCCTGGCATGCCCTGCACTCTGTGAGCCCAAGGGCAGAGCCGGATTCCTGGATGTGA